atcaggataacctcctgagttgatatgagcatgtccgtctgtccgtctgtccgtctgtccgtctgtctgtctgtctgtccgtttctacgcgaactagtctctcagttttaaagctatcgacttgaaactttgcacacacccttctttcctttgcacgcagtatataagtcggaacggccgggatcggccgactatatcctatagctgccatataactgattgatcggaaatggtataactttggtgtttttagagttagagatttcaaatttgacacgagagctatttttggcaacacattgcgacatgccaaatttcataaggatcggccgactatatcttatagctgccatataactgaacgatcggaaatgacccaactttcgtgtttttgaagatagaaaattggaacttggtacagattatatttttggtcagttaatccgacctacgaaatttcattaggatcggccgactatatcctatagctgccatgtaactgaacgatcggaaatggtatttggtagaaatatcaactttcgtatttttgaagataaaagcttggaactttttttttagattttttattgtaattaattggttttattatgatgtaatcataaggatcggccaactatatccgatgtttgctatatatatccggttttaactgcaagggtatatcaacttcggctccgcccgaagttagctttgctttcttgttttataataaatttaaaaacatgtgattctaaaatatatattgtaacGTATTCAAGTTCTTTAACAATTTGGACTTACCCTTGTAGGTATAGAACTTGTCCACATCCACGCCAGAAATCAGCGAAGACAACGAGAAGGTTACATTCAGGGTGGCCTCCTGGTTGGCATCGGCTATCAGATGCAAATGACGGTTAATGGTTACCAGGCCTTGACCCTCATCTTCATCCAGCTAAGCGGAGAACACAAAAGGGCGTTCACAAAACATTTGAGATTTACGGACCCAGCCCACAAACTCACATTGAAGAAGAATCCCAGGACAGCGGCGCCATCAGGATGATTGAGAGCCTCGCCGATGGTGGCATACTTTTTGTTGCGGTGCACAATGTGCATCTCCATGGTGTAGCGGATGTCGTTGATGACGTGCTCCGATCCCCGGTTGTTCTTGTCGCCCCAATGGAAGTGCAGGCCCTCCACCTCGAACTCCCCGGGCAGTTTGGCGCCCCGGATGTAGGGCAAAAAATCTTCCCCCACTTCGCTCACATTGACCTTAGGGATGCCGATGGAAACTGCAATAGGCAATCGATTAGGATTAAGATACAGgacaaaaatcttaaaaaaaagtaaaataaatattatttttgcttttttttatagattcaAAAGCAATTCAAAATGTTTGAATTGTTATTGAACTtcattatacattttttttagtggaagttctgtCCCTTTACTCACCAGTGTGTCCATTGTTgaccattttcaggggataaGGCAACAAATTGTGGTAGccaatcatgtccaccgccgGCATATGAACGGGTATCGTCTGAAAGGAACAAATTTTCCTGATTATTGGTCCTTTAGCCAGATTTTAACCCGAATACCCTACCCGGGTGGTGGCGATGGCAATTGGAGATTGGGTCTTTCCAGCACAGTGACCATGATGCCGAGCCCAGCGCCGTTGATTGGGCTCGGAGTAGCCGAAGACATGTCCGCTGAcagctgaaagaaaataattcGATTATGGTCTGTTTTGTTACGAAAGTACAGAAATGCTAAAATGTTCTGAAATGGTTCAAGTCCATAATTTCACCAACGAACTCGACAAAGCCTTTTGAACGTTTTTCCAGCGAAAAACAGTTGGCCTTTAAATCGAATCGCTAGCTAATAAGCTGTCGTTAATCAAAACGTATTCTGTTTAGATAGCGAATGTGAAATTTTTAGTTCGCGAACCTTCCGCAACCAACTGCAATCAATTTTCCTTTGGAATGTGCACTGAGTCCTTAATCGAGCAGATTGATAAAAGTTTTTGAAGGCACCATGTCATCTGGAATATTGGATCGAGACTCCCCGAGCTATGAGCGATCACGTGCCCGTGTCTTTCACCCCCTCGCTTGACCTTCTCCGGGGCTATCTCTGACATATACGAGCACTTGTGAATTACGGCATAATAAATGGGACACCAAACAAATATTAGctgatttcttttctttcttttttagtCAAtgggcaaataaataaataactggGTAAACAGACCTCTAAGGAAAGCACCACAATCTCGGAGCGTCAAGGGCACAAATACGAAATAATAATTAGATATCGACGCGATTCAGATAAAGACCAGTGCACacaattttcattattttccacCTCGATTGAAGGCTGGCAGAAAATTCCACGGAATCTGCCGCAAAGCGAAAGGAAATACTTAGTTAAAGACTAATTTGCATGTGATTGGTGATAATTTCTATTTGAAAAGCTCGCACCGCATTAACATATCATATGACACGGTTTTCCATTGTGCGGGAATGGTCTGCAGCACAACAGGTTCGATTGATAAGTCTAATTGaacgtttatttttaataatacaatttattttatttctgccAAGTTATCAGAGTCTTAGATAATAAATTAGTTGTTTGTCAGGTATGGCCATTTGGTATTATGTCACGGACTACACATATTATGAGCATATTATTTTGTCGTAtcgtttatttttcttttgttgtaATCAGgctaattaaaattcatttaagctctaaataataaatatacaaatagAGCTGTCAGTGTATTGATTACAGATGTTCACTTAACGagcaaatattatttatcgATCCGAGACCAAATAGAGAACTATTTACATGTTGTGTAAGGCTCGGAGTGCTAATGACTGTCAAATAAAGAATACCTTAAAACTTTCCTTCCGTTCGAGCAATTCATCTAAATCAATTGGCAGCCaataaattgtattaattGACAGTATCAAGTGGAATAAGCCCCATTGAATTggttaaaattagtttcgtGAAGTGCCTACTTATGACTGCTAATGCCCAGATCCCTCCAATATCAGGTATTGACATTTCGTAATAGATATGACCAGTCACACGCCGCTCCAACAGTTATGGTTTTTTGCacaataagaaataaattaaatgtctatatatttttttctgtttctactcagttataataattatattgaTTTTCTCATTCTCCAAAAAGTTATCCAAAATTACGAAATAGAGTAGGAAACCATTTTAATGAATGAAAAAATTGCACTATATATCACTGAACAAAATAAGCGACAAATCagtattttgaaaatatgttATCAGAACTTGAATTTTAAGAATACCCACTCGAACTTAGTCAGAGTAAATTAACCAGAATAGATATCAATTTATGGCTAAATCTATTTTGATTCATAGTATTTTTGGCACTCTTTGGACAAAGACGGATGAGTCACATGACTGACAAAACATTTCACGGAAAAGTGCAGCAGTTACCTTGCGACCAGCAGACGAACAAGAATGAAGCCTCAAAGATAATGGCCAACTTCATGGTGCGCGCTTGTGTTGGGGATTGGTTTGTACTGTGCCAGTTGAATATAGGTTCTGAGCTCCTGGAGTAGAGCGGGTTGAGCACCTTCCGATCTGGTGACGGATTCTAGACTGCGCGGACGATTCGATGGCGGAGCACCTTCACAACTTCCTCGGCGGGCAGTCAACGAACTACTTGAAAATTCGAAAGCTGAAATCCCCGCCCGAAGCGCGTGCACCGTACACAGATACTCACTCACACCGACGCACAGTCACCTGCGAGTCGCACGAACTGCCGgcgatcgatcgatcgatggGAATTTGAAGGGGGATTCGGGCCAGACTAAATGGTGTGCAAGTGTTTGACGCTTCCCCACTAAGCCGGGACGCTTAGCGAAATTTGGCGGAGAACCCGGCCCGATGCTCCaccacactgcgtatacttaacgtggcgtatacttaatatccTCAAGTCTCAATCACACCGCCTGGCCAAAAACGAAAGGGCGAAAAGCTGTCGATCAACGCGATCCAAAGTCTGAGGGAACAAACTCGTCATAATTCGCACCTAATACCTCTGGCAAACAGCAAAGTGGTAACGGCTTTCGATCAATTTTtgataatattttgttttgcatACAATTTGgggatttatttatttgttttgggcCCAGTCAGTTGGCGTTACTAAGCCAGCAAATCGCGAAAACGTCATGTCGAAAACCGCTAATTGAATGCGGGGAACTCACCGCCAGGCGATCGATCGCAATCGAGGCAAAACACCCATATTCATTGAGCAATTTCGCACGTTTTAGAGTTTTTGAGTTGGAGAATCAtagcattgttttttttttgtgagatCTGTAACGTCGTCTTTACACATGTATGGGGCGTTCGTGATCCACATGACGAGTGCTCGAATGGCAAATATGTATATAGAGCGAGCGCATTCTGATATCTATTTATATCTTTATGGTGGTCACACGAACTTTGATAGTTGGAATTGAACTGTCCGGACAACAGAAATTCCATTGCCAAGGCTTAGAGTGGGATTAAATTTACGAGCTGTGATAGCCACCTAATATTTTGAGTTCCTAAAGTAGTGTAGAATATGTTTTCACTACATGTTAACTACTTTCAGTAGTCTATCAGTTATCAATATAACTACTAAAACAATTCAATCCAATCAAAATCGGTTTAGGCAGTTTTACCATCAAGTTGGTTACCAGTTTTATTCGGTCCACTCAGCTCTGCTTACCACAGAGCTTCCTACCGCTAATTTAAGTGTTTGGACACGACATTGTACACCAAAATTATGGCTCAAAAAGGTGTCAATATTTTGGCTGAATATAATCGCATGATTATCACATGAGCAGCTTGGCTCAAAAGGAACTCCTTGTCAATAGAAACGAATGATGGTTCTATCCACCGAAGCAATTGATTATGAAAACGTCAGGTTTCTTGCAACTAATGTATTAGTAAGATATTTTAATGTGCTAGATTACGCTCCCATCAATCAATAAACATAGAGTCCATCAAGAGCAAGAGGTGTTTTATTTTGCAGCGGAACTCACGTGCCAGCAATTAGCAATAGTTAATCAAGCTGTTATTGATCTTAGAGCCAACTTGTGAAATGGCGGAGATTGCTGGCGAAGATCGACACCAATTCAGAGTGTTTACAAGGCAAAGATCAAGGAGCCACCCAGGGCATTAGCAATGCTCGACCAGTCGCAATAACTCAATTATTTGGCTATGATAAAAAGTATTAAATTGAGCCAATTTTACGAGCGATCTGGTAACTAGTCGTACCAAGTGaatataaatacttaaaaaGCCATTAAACGAGGCGCCAAATACGTCGCATACCAAGTAGCCTAGTTTTGCATAGACGGGCGCACCTGGTTTCCGTGCCGAGCATCCGGAATACTCGCTACAATTTTATCAATTAAAAACACCTAGACTCGCGTCCAGATCCGTACGGAATACACTATCAGTGATCGAATATAGAGCTGGCGTCATGCCCCGGGTATCCGAAAGTTCCAAATGTCAAAATTTGCGACGGTGGcgatttatttttggccagtatAACAACTTCGCCGTCATGAATGGCTTAAAAATAGTAGTATGACTTATCAGTCGTAATCGATTACCACAGGCATACTGTCGGATAGGCTTAAGGCACCCGCAATTGATGCTCAATCAATTTACCTTtatcaaataaattttgttttgttctttTCGAAAATAGTTTTAGCATACTTTTGCGGGCAGCGCCTAAAAGATTGACAAAGCTCGAATAAACGTACAAAGTCTTTATTACAAATGCAAAGGCTTAGGTGGTAAAATATGggttaaaaacattttaaacgataaaaaccaaacaaaataatacaaacaaaaaaataaggaacCACCATATGgcaaatatcaaaaaatatgcCGAAATTGGCCACTGTTACTTTGGTAAATTAAATCCTAAATGATTTCAACGAAACTAAACTACTATTCGATGATATTACATGTTGGGGCAACGTTCTTTTTCATGTTtcatatgtataaaaaaatattatttcggAGACTTAGTTTTGTAGTCGATGTGATGCTTTTTAggtatttttgtttgtttttggtatTCAGGTTCCACAGTTCACATTGAATCGGACGAACATCGAGCGTCCTAAGCGTTAACATAAATTTAGAGAGTAAAAGTAACCTCGTAACTTCCATATTTTATCAATATGATTTTTGGTTTTCCTTTTTGGTGATTATGCATTTAGTTTAATCCCTCTTCTCCTCTTTGGCagacataaatattttctggcAAGTGAAGGTCAGCGAGTCTATAAAGAAAAACGGTATAATATGAAACGGGGAATAGAGGGTTGGTGCGAATACCTACCAATCGACTGCTGCACCCATTTCGGCTTATTCTGCCACACGACACCCACGTAGTAGAACGGTATGCCAATTAGGGTGATTAATACCCCCATGCCGACCTCGTAGGGCGCCACATAAATGGGCACCACAACCAGAAAGGCACATACGACAACAAACACGGCGGGAATCCACAAAGAGACCTGACGGAGGAAAACAATATAATCGTAAAATATAGCATGAATTGAGCTTAGTGTGACAAGGTAAAGGTTAAGAGGGGtcaactttttaataaatattacagCACAGAGCCATAATTTCTATATTGTACTGAACATGACATGGTAGAATACCTAGGGTATTAAGCTGTCCATCATCGATTGGTCAACTTACTTTAATTGGCCGCTCCATGCAAGGACGAGTGTAGCGGAAGTACAGAACCGCCGACACTGACAGCATTATAAAGAACGATTCCACAATGCTGCTATAGGTGATCAGCACATACACGTCACTTACTACCAGCATCACAATCGAGAGAAAGCACTGCGAGTGGAGGCAAAAAAGTCAATTAGAGATTAATTACATAATATCTTTTGTACGTTAATTGAGGGGCGCAGTCCACTCACCAGAAAGACCAGCGACGGCAGCGGTGTGTAGCTCTTCACGCTGATGTGCGACAGAATAGCCGGCATGTGGCCGTTACGGGCACCCACAAAGCACATGCGGGAGGAGGTCATGATGTGGACGGAAAGGCCGCCAAAGGCCGAGATGGCTACCATGACGGGTATGATTAAAGCAAAGCCGCCGAGAATTTTATTGCCAAAGGTCTGAAAAGATATGGGTTAGCAATTGAAACAGTTCGCAAGCCTCAGTTCTGGTTTGAATAAAACAGACACAAATGTTTTCCAATATCCATGGGTTAGATTCTTACCACAGCTATGGCGTTGGAGGCGATCATCTCAGAAGGCGAAAGTACGGCCAGATACGCCATATTGGCCAGCACGTAAATTCCGGTGACGAGAGGGAGTGAAATGTAAATGGCACGCGGCAGATTCCGGTAGGGATCGCGGAGTTCCTCAGTCATAAAGTTTAAATAATTCCAACCGGCATAGGAAAAGATGCCGGAGTAAAAGGCAACCGAAAGCTTGCCGGGATCAGTCTGAGTGCTCTCGAAGGGGCGGCTAAAGTTCTCCGTGTTTCCCATCAACATCCAAACCAGGCCCACGATGATAATCAGCACCAGAGCAGCGATCTTGGTGAACATGATGATGTTCTGCATTTTTGTGGTTATTTTCATATAGTACGAGTTCAAATAGGTGAGGAATATGATGGTGGCAGCGGCCAAGAGCTGTAGAGCTATCTTGGGAATATGGCAAGCGCCGCCAAAAAATGGCTCCAGCACATAGGAAGCGAAAGTGAGGCCCATAATCGCGTTGGTTGTAGGTCTGCAACAGATAAGAACCAAACAAATCAATGGAAAATTTATGCATCCTGCATTCAGACATATGTCCAACTGATAATCTCCCTGCACAAATGCTTATCGCTAGTTCtaaatgccaaaaatagcagCAATAAAGCAGGTAATACACTAACTTTCGtaaaagcaaatatatatttgcagACTGTAGATTTAGAACGATAGGAATGGTTTTACTTTCTATTAACTGGCCTAGAAAATCGTTATTGTTGACTTTTGTTGGCTTATCTGGGTGGCTCCACGGCCTTGACCCTGTCAATTGCTAATGAATTCTTTCGAGAATTCTTATGAATATTTTatcttttggttttaaaaaaaaaccttgaatcataatttattcattattgACAGCTaaagcaattttttttaaactatattAGTCTATTTGAAAGACCTTAGGTTCTTTTTAAAACTTACACAAATATCATCATGGCATCCCAGAGATACAGAAACGCCGGCAAAGATCCGTACGCCTCGAAAATGTAGGCATAGTCTCCTCCAGACTTTGGTATCGCAGTGCCCAGTTCCGCGTAGCACAGAGCTCCAATCATGGACAGCAGCCCGCACAGCACCCAGATGACCAGCGAGGTACCTACGGCGTCGACCTCCTGGATGACGCCTTTGGGTGAAACGAATATCCCGGAGCCGAAGATAATTCCCAGAATAATGGCCACACCCTCCAGTAGGCCCAGTTGCTTCTTCATCACCACACGACTGCTGTCTGATTCCGCAGATCCTTCGCGTCCTCCTTGGTTGTTGGCCTGTTTCTCGTTGGCATGGTCGTTGGGCCCTAAGCTGGGTGGAGGGTTCTCCGAGTTAGGGGTCAGGAGAACCATTTCGCTGGTTGGCGACTGCAATTCGTCGGCGGCGGGCATGGTCAAGTCTCTATTTTCACCCCAGGAACCTTTCTCGGTGACACAATCTTCGCACGCGACAGTTGGAAACGAACTGGAACTAAGACCGAGAATAAAACTGAACGTTTAGCCGTTGTCCCGTTAATTGATTAAACGAAGCCAATGTGTGGGTGTGTTCTCTTATGTGCCTGTGTGTGTCTGGTTgttaatgtatttttcaatTGTATTCGGCGTGCTTATCATTCGTTTGTTTGGCACGGCTCTTCTTCTTGCAAGCCTGCTTATCTACCGCCGGTTAGTGGTAGTTTGTTTTGCTCGCCTGTTCGCCTATTGTTGTCTTGCTCACTCGCTGGCACTTTTTTTGGCACCTACCATTCGCGAATTGTCTAAAAAATGACACTCAGTGGTGTGGAATTTGACTAATGATTAAGTAGAAACAAGACCCAACATGGATGTAACCGCAAATGATGCAATCTTTGGGTTCAATTTCAAAATTGGCACACTTTTACCAAAGGTTTTTCAACCCCACGTTTTATCGGACATTTCGGCAGTGTGACCAGACTGGCTTTTCCGTGGAATCCCAATATTGGCACACAGGGTGCTTGACTTTTTTAATTCAAACtacttttgttttaaatttaatttttagttttttattagattcaaatgtataaaatttattcgtgatctttacaatatttaatatgaaaattaaaatgtcGGCCTTGATGCTTATAATAAGAATAGACTTTTCTACTTTTTGTCCTTGGCCTGCAACTTGGAGTGGATCATGTCCTTGAACTGCGATAGGATCTTGTTCTCTCGCTTCTGACGCTCCTCCTTGCTGAACATGGCCAATGCCCTCTTCTCGTCGGCGGAGTACAGCTGGTTCTCCTTACGGATACGCACAGCCTCCATGCGGCGATGCCTACTGCCACTCATCACATAGCCCACGGACTCGAAGTTGGCGATTTCATCGGAAGTCAGTCCGATCTCACCACGCCGAGGAATTCTCTTGCCCTCAGCTATGTAGGCTGCCATGGCGGCACCTTCTCCAGGCAGCAAAGCCCTGCCAAAGTCCTTCTGATTTAGGCTGCCGCCAGTGCGAAGGGATGGGCCCACGTCCTCATCGTTATGGGAGGCTCCATCCTTAATTTTTGACTTGCTGGAAGACGAGGAACTCTTCTTGGCTTTCTCATCTCTTTCTGACtttctcttctttttcttctttttggactttttgtcttttttacTTGAGGATTTCttctttttggattttttgatCCCCTCAGCCGTTTTCTCAAGCCAaacatcctcctcctcggTCTCTGACTCAGCTTCTGAGCTGGAACTGGAGCTGGAGGTGTCATCACTGCTGTCCTCACTGCTAGAACTAGAACTAGAGGAGTCCTCAGAGCTGGAcgcttttttgctctttttctttttcgatTTCTTGGCTTTTTTCTTGGACTTTTTATCGGATTTCTTGGATTTTCCCttgttcttctttttctttttcttgggTCCTATATAGGATCCCTTTACCAGCTCCACATCCCCGTTCTCTGGCCGTGACGGACTCTTGCCCCAGACATCTGGCACTCCTTCTTCGGCGATTGTCACCCTGTGGTTCCTACGAGCAATGACAAGTTTTGAGTCGCCCCTGGGATGATGGCCACCGCCTCCTCTGCCTCTGTTATGGGATCTGTTAGATGGTTCCGCTGGATCGTTGATGTAGCTTCTCTCTGTTTGCCCTCGAAATGGATTCTCACGTCGGTCGTTTATTTCGTGGTACCTATCATTCGGCCATCGTTCCACGGTTTTCGATCTGGATTTTCGCCGCCTCGACCTACTTCTGGAGGAACCGCTGTCGCTTGAAGAACTTTCTGAGCCGGAAGACGGTGAGCGGGAGCGTTGTCGCCTAGGTGGTGATTCCTTTTCCCTCGATCGTCTTGGTGCCCTTGCCTTGTGAAGTTCCCTCTCTCTGGAACATGACCGCTGACGAGTACTAATCCTTTTATCCGCTCGAGATCGATCCCTTGAGTCCGATCTGCTGCGCCGGCGACGGCTGCGACTTCTGCTGCGTGAACGCATACCAAAATTGGCacaatattaattaatttcacaaataaacaaaatattcgttTGCTTGATATAAACAGCTGATATAATCAACGGTCACTCTGTGTTTCAACCGCCGCAAGGCTGTGGACTTTGTGTGGATTTTAATTTACGACCTTGGCGAGCGGCCACACtgccgcacacaaaaaaaaaaacaaataagtaaCTTTATTAGAAAATATGTTGTGAAAAAGTCTGGGACGGTTCGATAAAGCCAGACTGAAATGGCCCGTATTACTTGGAGAGGTCACTCCAGCCAGGAGCTGCTGTAAGACGCTTTCAGGACTGGCAATCAGAACAGTTGTTTatgctttttgtttattttttgacaGCTCGATGTGCCGGCTGCGTTGGAGCTACATGAAGCACTGCTGGCACTCGCTGACTTTCAATGCCCACATGAACTCCTCCTATGCCTCGGATGTGTGTCTGACTCCCATATTTTGGGTAGTGGACAACTATACACACTGCCTGGGGCCGGTAACACTCAACGAAAGCCTAGCTTAGTGAAGGGTGTTGAAGTTTGTTATCATTTCAGTTCTTTGTGGTTGGAGTGGCTGCCTTGACCACCTCAGTAGTAAGCATCGCCTACTGGATTGGGCTGCCCTTCTGGTGGGCCAAAAGCCAGCTCATGACGGTGTTTCTGCTTATTGTGGGCAACTGGCTTCTTTTGAATGTGGTCTTCCATTATATAATGGCCGTGATTACCCCAGCTGGCTATCCGCCCGAAGGCGTGTCCTTGGTGGAGGCAGTCAGCATGTGCGGAAAGTGTATATCCCCAAAACCTCCCAGAACTCACCACTGTTCCGTGTGCAATCGCTGCATCCTTAAAATGGATCATCACTGTCGTACGTATCCAAAATATATCATTTTAAAGCAATGAAACATTTATTCCCTTTAGCTTGGCTTAACAATTGTGTGGGCTATGCAAACCATAGATACTTTTTCTTATACATGATGTACACTACAATGGGCTGTCTGTTTCTCATATTGTTTGGTCTTGAGATTGGCTATAAGTATCTATGGCTGGATCATGGCGACAACTGGACTGAAGTAGAGCCTCTAGAAGGGCAGCCGGTGAAATTTAACCTTAGTGGACACATTATTCCAGTGGTAATTGATTTCCTAGTTTTAATCTATAAAAATAGTAACTAATGAGTGCTATTTACAGACTCATCCGAATGAATACGACGATTTTATGCAGCCACCAGCTGTGCACAACCTACCAACTCCCATCGTAGACACGGATGCACCCTCGCCAGGTCGTCGGAGAGTCCTGTGGTTCATGGCCTTCACTAACGCGGCCGTGGTGATAGCTCTGGGCACTCTGTGCACCTGGCACGCGAAGCTCATCACCCGGGGGGAAACAAGTGTGGAATCCCACATCAATGAAGCAGAAAGGAAAAGACTCCTTCAACAGCAACGCATTTACATAAACCCCTACAATTTCGGCACCAAGAAGAACTGGAAACTGTTTCTTGGTTTAGTGAGGGGCAGGTGAGCTTGTTATCCTTCAGAAAATTCCATTCTTTAATCAACTTGTCTGCAGATCCTTTTGGCGAACTGTTTTGCTGCCGTCTTGGCACAAGCCCGAAGGCACTGGGCTCAGTTTCCACACGGTCCACGATGCTCCCTTCGAGGATGAGTGGCCATAGTCCCAACATCGAAGCTCTTGTGATGGCAAAAAGTCAATTTAGTCTAATTAATTAAGCCTAAGCTGAAAGTAactaattttttgtaatttatttaaagaatattcCAAAGTTTACTCAAAGCCGTAGAGATTAACTAAAATATGTCGAAGAGATAGTGGCACTTGCAAATTCCATGGCATGTTGGAGCTGATAATGTTTCCATAGAG
The Drosophila bipectinata strain 14024-0381.07 chromosome 3R, DbipHiC1v2, whole genome shotgun sequence DNA segment above includes these coding regions:
- the CAH9 gene encoding carbonic anhydrase 2, which translates into the protein MKLAIIFEASFLFVCWSQAVSGHVFGYSEPNQRRWARHHGHCAGKTQSPIAIATTRTIPVHMPAVDMIGYHNLLPYPLKMVNNGHTVSIGIPKVNVSEVGEDFLPYIRGAKLPGEFEVEGLHFHWGDKNNRGSEHVINDIRYTMEMHIVHRNKKYATIGEALNHPDGAAVLGFFFNLDEDEGQGLVTINRHLHLIADANQEATLNVTFSLSSLISGVDVDKFYTYKGSLTTPPCSEAVTWILYPDPIPISPKQISRFRQLSDVQDGALVDNFRSLQPVGNRRIFVRTGHVRHTSVSALKHETDYLKLDWFY
- the gb gene encoding large neutral amino acids transporter small subunit 1, which produces MPAADELQSPTSEMVLLTPNSENPPPSLGPNDHANEKQANNQGGREGSAESDSSRVVMKKQLGLLEGVAIILGIIFGSGIFVSPKGVIQEVDAVGTSLVIWVLCGLLSMIGALCYAELGTAIPKSGGDYAYIFEAYGSLPAFLYLWDAMMIFVPTTNAIMGLTFASYVLEPFFGGACHIPKIALQLLAAATIIFLTYLNSYYMKITTKMQNIIMFTKIAALVLIIIVGLVWMLMGNTENFSRPFESTQTDPGKLSVAFYSGIFSYAGWNYLNFMTEELRDPYRNLPRAIYISLPLVTGIYVLANMAYLAVLSPSEMIASNAIAVTFGNKILGGFALIIPVMVAISAFGGLSVHIMTSSRMCFVGARNGHMPAILSHISVKSYTPLPSLVFLCFLSIVMLVVSDVYVLITYSSIVESFFIMLSVSAVLYFRYTRPCMERPIKVSLWIPAVFVVVCAFLVVVPIYVAPYEVGMGVLITLIGIPFYYVGVVWQNKPKWVQQSIDSLTFTCQKIFMSAKEEKRD
- the LOC108128074 gene encoding NKAP family protein CG6066; translation: MRSRSRSRSRRRRSRSDSRDRSRADKRISTRQRSCSRERELHKARAPRRSREKESPPRRQRSRSPSSGSESSSSDSGSSRSRSRRRKSRSKTVERWPNDRYHEINDRRENPFRGQTERSYINDPAEPSNRSHNRGRGGGGHHPRGDSKLVIARRNHRVTIAEEGVPDVWGKSPSRPENGDVELVKGSYIGPKKKKKKNKGKSKKSDKKSKKKAKKSKKKKSKKASSSEDSSSSSSSSEDSSDDTSSSSSSSEAESETEEEDVWLEKTAEGIKKSKKKKSSSKKDKKSKKKKKKRKSERDEKAKKSSSSSSKSKIKDGASHNDEDVGPSLRTGGSLNQKDFGRALLPGEGAAMAAYIAEGKRIPRRGEIGLTSDEIANFESVGYVMSGSRHRRMEAVRIRKENQLYSADEKRALAMFSKEERQKRENKILSQFKDMIHSKLQAKDKK
- the LOC108128075 gene encoding palmitoyltransferase ZDHHC16, with translation MARITWRGHSSQELLSMCRLRWSYMKHCWHSLTFNAHMNSSYASDVCLTPIFWVVDNYTHCLGPFFVVGVAALTTSVVSIAYWIGLPFWWAKSQLMTVFLLIVGNWLLLNVVFHYIMAVITPAGYPPEGVSLVEAVSMCGKCISPKPPRTHHCSVCNRCILKMDHHCPWLNNCVGYANHRYFFLYMMYTTMGCLFLILFGLEIGYKYLWLDHGDNWTEVEPLEGQPVKFNLSGHIIPVTHPNEYDDFMQPPAVHNLPTPIVDTDAPSPGRRRVLWFMAFTNAAVVIALGTLCTWHAKLITRGETSVESHINEAERKRLLQQQRIYINPYNFGTKKNWKLFLGLVRGRSFWRTVLLPSWHKPEGTGLSFHTVHDAPFEDEWP